The following proteins are co-located in the Solanum pennellii chromosome 8, SPENNV200 genome:
- the LOC107027016 gene encoding uncharacterized protein LOC107027016, whose translation MGWKSYQKLIHQWRILRGDNVMIIRGKDRGETGVVKRVVRSQNRVIVEGKNLVKKHIKQGQGHEGGIFTVEAPLHVSNVQVVDPVTGKPTKVGIRYLEDGSKVRVSRGIGASGSIIPRPEILKIRTTPRPTVAGPKDTPMEVVMERTYDPKTGKGMPDL comes from the exons ATGGGGTGGAAAAGTTATCAGAAACTCATTCATCAGTGGAGAATTCTCAGAGGAGATAAT GTCATGATTATCAGAGGAAAAGATAGAGGCGAGACCGGCGTTGTCAAGCGTGTCGTACGTTCTCAAAACCGTGTAATTGTCGAGGGGAAAAACCTG GTCAAGAAACATATCAAACAAGGGCAAGGTCATGAAGGTGGAATATTTACAGTTGAAGCCCCGCTTCATGTTTCCAATGTTCAGGTTGTAGATCCAGTCACAGG AAAACCAACCAAGGTCGGAATTAGATACCTGGAGGATGGCTCCAAAGTAAGAGTTTCAAGAGGTATAGGAGCATCTGGTTCTATCATTCCCCGGCCTGAGATCTTAAAAATAAGGACCACACCAAGGCCTACAGTTG CTGGTCCTAAGGATACTCCAATGGAGGTTGTTATGGAGAGGACATATGATCCAAAAACAGGAAAAGGCATGCCAGATCTCTAA
- the LOC107028633 gene encoding uncharacterized protein LOC107028633, producing the protein MEFFFRTQTEETSDCSFNGQDIQRCPFLSNINKPTNFSFFSALNFPSPVKGGKGPIFEDGPNFDMAFKVFHGKDGVVPLSGRSQFFDDNIEVESAPQFNPLAAKAATISLSSFGAGGPFSFDSFSRKWNSQKKKPESSKKKKPSSQDKSSKHEAMGNEWLESGNCPIAKSYRAVSGVLPLVASAFQLPPGMKLKCPPAVVAARAALARTAFVKTVRPQPLSSKMLVIGALGMAANIPLGIWREHTEKFSLSWFTAVHAAVPFIAMLRKSVVMPKTAMALTIAASILGQVIGSRAERLRMKAKAESVKLVAQTGSDGVIAQSGTEGVIAGLNSIQVSGMPGVHCGTQGMLKDQPSKESANTISPSASLCF; encoded by the exons ATGGAGTTCTTCTTCAGAACACAGACTGAGGAGACATCTGATTGCTCCTTCAATGGCCAGGATATTCAAAGATGCCCGTTCTTGAGTAACATCAACAAGCCAACaaacttttctttcttttctgcTCTGAACTTTCCCAGCCCT GTAAAGGGAGGTAAAGGTCCAATTTTTGAAGATGGCCCCAACTTCGATATGGCATTTAAAGTCTTCCATGGAAAAGATGGGGTTGTCCCACTTTCTGGAAGGTCTCAATTTTTCGATGACAACATTGAAGTAGAGTCTGCCCCTCAATTTAATCCTTTAGCTGCAAAAGCTGCCACCATAAGTTTGTCTTCATTCGGAGCAGGAGGTCCTTTTAGCTTTGATTCTTTCTCTCGGAAATGGAATTCACAGAAGAAGAAGCCGGAGtcatccaaaaagaaaaagccTTCTTCTCAG GACAAATCTTCTAAGCACGAGGCAATGGGAAATGAGTGGTTGGAGTCAGGCAACTGTCCTATCGCCAAATCTTATAGAGCTGTTAGCGGTGTTCTCCCACTTGTGGCCTCAGCTTTTCAGCTGCCTCCCGGTATGAAGCTCAAATGCCCGCCTGCAGTTGTTGCAGCCAGGGCTGCCCTCGCCAGGACTGCTTTTGTGAAGACTGTGCGGCCGCAACCACTATCTTCGAAGATGCTTGTTATTGGAGCTTTGGGCATGGCAGCTAATATTCCATTAGGCATATGGAGAGAGCACACTGAGAAGTTCTCACTTTCATGGTTTACTGCAGTCCATGCTGCTGTTCCCTTCATAGCTATGCTGAGGAAGTCAGTCGTGATGCCCAAAACAGCTATGGCATTAACCATTGCTGCTTCTATCTTGGGACAGGTCATTGGCTCAAGAGCAGAGAGACTTCGAATGAAAGCAAAAGCCGAGAGTGTTAAATTGGTAGCACAGACTGGCTCAGATGGGGTTATTGCACAGAGTGGCACAGAGGGTGTTATTGCAGGTCTCAATTCAATCCAGGTCAGTGGTATGCCCGGGGTTCATTGTGGCACACAGGGTATGCTAAAAGACCAACCCTCGAAAGAATCTGCCAATACTATATCTCCATCTGCCAGTCTCTGTTTCTAA
- the LOC107028867 gene encoding probable methyltransferase PMT21 isoform X1, with translation MKHKDGKPYPPNKNSKKIQVTLIVVVLCGFSFYLGGIFCSEKDTYATKEVNREDETSIGNSAGSLQTRGNSFTECSADYQDYTPCTDPRRWKKYGLHRLTFMERHCPPNFERKECLVPPPDGYKVPIRWPKSKNECWYRNVPYDWINKQKSNQHWLVKEGEKFIFPGGGTMFPNGVGKYVDLMEDLIPEMKDGTVRTAIDTGCGVASWGGDLLDRGILTVSLAPRDNHEAQVQFALERGIPAVLGIISTQRLPFPSNSFDMAHCSRCLIPWTEFGGVYLLEVHRILRPGGFWVLSGPPVNYENRWRGWNTTIEEQRSDYEKLQDLLTSMCFKLYNKKDDIAVWQKLTDNSCYKKLDNSDSYPPKCDDGTEPDSAWYTPLRPCVVVPPATRKVKLNALAKWPERLHVAPERVSDIRGGSEGAFKHDDSKWKVRAKHYKKLLPAIGSDKVRNVMDMNTLYGGFAAALVEDPLWVMNVVSSYAANTLPVVFDRGLIGTFHDWCEAFSTYPRTYDLLHVDNLFTAESHRCEMKYVMLEMDRILRPNGYAIIRESSYFIDVVAPMAKGMRWSCHEEDTEYSGQNEKILICQKKLWYSKETSL, from the exons ATGAAGCACAAAGATGGAAAACCATATCCaccaaataaaaattcaaagaaaattcaAGTGACACTAATAGTTGTGGTGCTCTGTGGGTTTTCCTTCTATCTTGGAGGAATTTTTTGTTCTGAAAAGGATACATATGCAACTAAGGAGGTTAACAGGGAGGATGAAACTTCCATAGGGAATTCTGCTGGCTCTCTACAAACCAGAGGCAATTCCTTTACTGAATGCAGTGCTGACTATCAGGACTATACCCCATGCACAGATCCGAGG AGATGGAAGAAGTACGGTCTTCATCGCCTTACTTTCATGGAACGACATTGCCCTCCTAATTTTGAAAGGAAGGAATGCTTGGTTCCCCCACCAGATGGCTACAAGGTGCCAATAAGATGGCCAAAGAGCAAAAATGAATGTTGGTACAG AAATGTTCCATATGATTGGATTAACAAACAGAAATCCAATCAGCATTGGCTCGTAAAAGAAGGGGAGAAGTTTATCTTTCCTGGTGGTGGTACTATGTTCCCAAATGGTGTTGGGAAATATGTTGATCTGATGGAAGATTTGATTCCAGAAATGAAAGATGGCACCGTCCGAACTGCCATTGATACTGGTTGTGGG GTGGCAAGCTGGGGAGGCGATCTACTAGATCGTGGAATTCTGACAGTCTCTCTTGCTCCAAGAGATAATCATGAAGCTCAAGTTCAGTTTGCTCTGGAACGTGGAATTCCTGCAGTTCTGGGAATTATTTCGACACAGCGTCTTCCTTTCCCTTCAAACTCTTTTGACATGGCTCATTGCTCGAGATGCCTAATTCCATGGACTGAATTTG GTGGAGTTTACCTTCTTGAAGTACATCGTATACTGCGTCCTGGAGGTTTCTGGGTCCTTTCTGGCCCACCAGTGAACTACGAGAACCGTTGGAGAGGATGGAACACCACCATTGAGGAGCAGAGATCAGATTACGAGAAGTTGCAAGATTTGCTAACTTCAATGTGCTTCAAATTATATAACAAGAAGGATGACATTGCCGTGTGGCAGAAGTTGACAGACAATAGCTGCTATAAGAAACTTGATAACTCTGATAGCTACCCACCAAAATGTGATGATGGTACTGAACCTGATTCTGCGTGGTACACTCCTCTTCGACCTTGTGTAGTTGTGCCTCCAGCTACTAGGAAAGTTAAGTTGAAT GCCCTAGCCAAATGGCCAGAAAGGTTGCATGTCGCCCCAGAACGTGTTTCTGATATTCGTGGAGGTAGCGAGGGTGCCTTCAAGCATGACGATAGTAAGTGGAAG GTGCGAGCAAAGCACTACAAGAAGTTGCTCCCTGCTATTGGAAGTGACAAGGTCAGGAATGTGATGGACATGAACACCTTGTACGGAGGTTTCGCTGCTGCTCTGGTTGAGGATCCACTTTGGGTCATGAATGTGGTCTCCTCTTATGCTGCCAATACACTCCCCGTGGTCTTCGACAGAGGTCTTATCGGAACGTTTCATGACTG GTGTGAGGCTTTTTCGACCTATCCTCGAACGTATGATCTCCTTCATGTTGACAATCTCTTCACTGCTGAAAGTCATAG ATGtgaaatgaagtatgttatgCTAGAAATGGATCGTATTTTGCGACCCAATGGATATGCAATTATCCGGGAATCTAGTTACTTCATAGATGTCGTTGCCCCTATGGCTAAGGGAATGAGATGGAGCTGTCACGAAGAAGACACAGAATATAGCGGACAGAACGAAAAGATACTGATTTGCCAAAAGAAGCTTTGGTATTCAAAGGAGACTTCACTATAA
- the LOC107028867 gene encoding probable methyltransferase PMT21 isoform X2 — MKHKDGKPYPPNKNSKKIQVTLIVVVLCGFSFYLGGIFCSEKDTYATKEVNREDETSIGNSAGSLQTRGNSFTECSADYQDYTPCTDPRRWKKYGLHRLTFMERHCPPNFERKECLVPPPDGYKVPIRWPKSKNECWYRNVPYDWINKQKSNQHWLVKEGEKFIFPGGGTMFPNGVGKYVDLMEDLIPEMKDGTVRTAIDTGCGVASWGGDLLDRGILTVSLAPRDNHEAQVQFALERGIPAVLGIISTQRLPFPSNSFDMAHCSRCLIPWTEFGGVYLLEVHRILRPGGFWVLSGPPVNYENRWRGWNTTIEEQRSDYEKLQDLLTSMCFKLYNKKDDIAVWQKLTDNSCYKKLDNSDSYPPKCDDGTEPDSAWYTPLRPCVVVPPATRKVKLNALAKWPERLHVAPERVSDIRGGSEGAFKHDDSKWKVRAKHYKKLLPAIGSDKVRNVMDMNTLYGGFAAALVEDPLWVMNVVSSYAANTLPVVFDRGLIGTFHDWCEAFSTYPRTYDLLHVDNLFTAESHRCEMKYVMLEMDRILRPNGYAIIRESSYFIDVVAPMAKGMRWSCHEEDTEYSGQNEKILICQKKLWYSKETSL; from the exons ATGAAGCACAAAGATGGAAAACCATATCCaccaaataaaaattcaaagaaaattcaAGTGACACTAATAGTTGTGGTGCTCTGTGGGTTTTCCTTCTATCTTGGAGGAATTTTTTGTTCTGAAAAGGATACATATGCAACTAAGGAGGTTAACAGGGAGGATGAAACTTCCATAGGGAATTCTGCTGGCTCTCTACAAACCAGAGGCAATTCCTTTACTGAATGCAGTGCTGACTATCAGGACTATACCCCATGCACAGATCCGAGG AGATGGAAGAAGTACGGTCTTCATCGCCTTACTTTCATGGAACGACATTGCCCTCCTAATTTTGAAAGGAAGGAATGCTTGGTTCCCCCACCAGATGGCTACAAGGTGCCAATAAGATGGCCAAAGAGCAAAAATGAATGTTGGTACAG AAATGTTCCATATGATTGGATTAACAAACAGAAATCCAATCAGCATTGGCTCGTAAAAGAAGGGGAGAAGTTTATCTTTCCTGGTGGTGGTACTATGTTCCCAAATGGTGTTGGGAAATATGTTGATCTGATGGAAGATTTGATTCCAGAAATGAAAGATGGCACCGTCCGAACTGCCATTGATACTGGTTGTGGG GTGGCAAGCTGGGGAGGCGATCTACTAGATCGTGGAATTCTGACAGTCTCTCTTGCTCCAAGAGATAATCATGAAGCTCAAGTTCAGTTTGCTCTGGAACGTGGAATTCCTGCAGTTCTGGGAATTATTTCGACACAGCGTCTTCCTTTCCCTTCAAACTCTTTTGACATGGCTCATTGCTCGAGATGCCTAATTCCATGGACTGAATTTG GTGGAGTTTACCTTCTTGAAGTACATCGTATACTGCGTCCTGGAGGTTTCTGGGTCCTTTCTGGCCCACCAGTGAACTACGAGAACCGTTGGAGAGGATGGAACACCACCATTGAGGAGCAGAGATCAGATTACGAGAAGTTGCAAGATTTGCTAACTTCAATGTGCTTCAAATTATATAACAAGAAGGATGACATTGCCGTGTGGCAGAAGTTGACAGACAATAGCTGCTATAAGAAACTTGATAACTCTGATAGCTACCCACCAAAATGTGATGATGGTACTGAACCTGATTCTGCGTG GTACACTCCTCTTCGACCTTGTGTAGTTGTGCCTCCAGCTACTAGGAAAGTTAAGTTGAACGCCCTAGCCAAATGGCCAGAAAGGTTGCATGTCGCCCCAGAACGTGTTTCTGATATTCGTGGAGGTAGCGAGGGTGCCTTCAAGCATGACGATAGTAAGTGGAAG GTGCGAGCAAAGCACTACAAGAAGTTGCTCCCTGCTATTGGAAGTGACAAGGTCAGGAATGTGATGGACATGAACACCTTGTACGGAGGTTTCGCTGCTGCTCTGGTTGAGGATCCACTTTGGGTCATGAATGTGGTCTCCTCTTATGCTGCCAATACACTCCCCGTGGTCTTCGACAGAGGTCTTATCGGAACGTTTCATGACTG GTGTGAGGCTTTTTCGACCTATCCTCGAACGTATGATCTCCTTCATGTTGACAATCTCTTCACTGCTGAAAGTCATAG ATGtgaaatgaagtatgttatgCTAGAAATGGATCGTATTTTGCGACCCAATGGATATGCAATTATCCGGGAATCTAGTTACTTCATAGATGTCGTTGCCCCTATGGCTAAGGGAATGAGATGGAGCTGTCACGAAGAAGACACAGAATATAGCGGACAGAACGAAAAGATACTGATTTGCCAAAAGAAGCTTTGGTATTCAAAGGAGACTTCACTATAA
- the LOC107028742 gene encoding replication protein A 70 kDa DNA-binding subunit A-like, whose amino-acid sequence MPPINLTEGAVEMLSIGEGHPEEFKPVLQITDVRLVNTQNQTNNNERYRLLLSDGTHIQQGMLATQKNDLIRSQQIRKGTIIQMNEFVRNVIQNRVIIIIIELDILVDTCDQIGDPKHYVRADGSAPSVPRPAAPLQPSTNQLGGVSVNPQSFASLSATSGSTPRPNMSGGMQSPEMNRSSVYNTTSVGNTDSGRYSSGAPLYPRAESGPAISRAPMNYVRPPQPSYQQPPQSSYQQPSPMYSNRGPIAKNEAPPRIIPIAALNPYQGRWTIKARVTAKTELRHYNNQRGDGKVFSFDLLDSDGGEIRVTCFNSVADQFYDQIEPGRVYQISKGSLKPAQKNYNHLPNDHEIMLESTSVVQPCFEDDRAIPQQQFHFRPISDIEAMENNNVIDVIGVVSSISPSSSIMRKNGTETQKRVLQLKDMSGRSVEVTLWGNFCNAEGQTLQSLCDSGSFPVLAVKAGRVNDFNGKSIGTISTSKLFIEPDFPEALKTKAWFEREGKNMPSMSLSREVSSVGRTDVRKTISQIKDEKLGTSEKPDWITISATVTFIKVDNFCYTACPLMVGDRQCSKKVTNNGDGKWRCDRCDQTVDECEYRYILQFQIQDHTGLTWVTAFQECGDQIMGVSAKELYFLKYEEQDDDRFAEIMRNVLFNQFIFKLKVKEEMYSDEQRVKSTVVKAEMLNFQPETRFLFDLINKINGQESSTLTPKTGDATPNSGLNNAGFGNKLKEPMNPVASYGGSHSGISRDSGLQGNRQGPYGNQLIGSQFAPSGSTAGSITRESGLQGNRQGQYGNQPSGTQNAPTGSSTGMYMSCNSCGGTGHSASNCPSMMSGQSQAYGSGFGNRATSGMSSGAGGGECYKCHQYGHWARDCPGVSNAPAANNMTSGRYGNSPRQHVGGF is encoded by the exons ATGCCGCCGATTAACTTGACGGAAGGAGCAGTAGAGATGCTATCGATCGGAGAAGGTCATCCCGAGGAGTTTAAACCGGTGCTACAGATCACAGATGTTCGGTTGGTGAATACTCAGAATCAGACTAACAATAATGAACGATACCGGCTTTTGTTATCGGACGGAACGCATATTCAGCAAGGAATGTTAGCTACGCAGAAGAACGATCTAATTCGGTCTCAACAGATTCGGAAAGGAACTATTATTCAGATGAATGAGTTCGTTCGTAATGTCATCCAGAATCGAGT GATCATCATTATTATCGAATTAGATATTTTAGTTGACACGTGTGATCAAATTGGAGACCCAAAGCATTATGTCAGAGCTGATGGTAGTGCTCCTTCGGTGCCACGACCAGCTGCCCCACTGCAGCCTTCCACCAATCAATTAGGTGGTGTAAGTGTAAACCCCCAATCATTTGCTTCTCTTTCTGCTACTTCAGGCTCAACTCCAAGACCAAATATGTCAGGAGGAATGCAATCTCCAGAGATGAACCGTAGCAGTGTTTACAATACTACCTCTGTTGGGAATACTGACTCTGGACGATATAGTTCAGGTGCACCTCTTTACCCTAGAGCAGAATCTGGTCCTGCAATTTCACGGGCTCCAATGAATTATGTGCGTCCACCTCAGCCTTCTTATCAACAGCCTCCTCAGTCTTCTTATCAGCAGCCATCACCAATGTACTCGAACAGAGGACCTATAGCCAAGAATGAAGCACCTCCAAGGATTATTCCAATTGCTGCTCTCAATCCATATCAGGGTCGGTGGACTATCAAGGCCAGGGTAACCGCAAAGACTGAACTCAGACACTACAACAATCAAAGGGGTGATGGAAAAGTATTCTCTTTTGATCTTCTTGATTCTGATGGAGGAGAAATAAGGGTGACTTGTTTTAACTCTGTAGCTGACCAATTTTATGACCAGATTGAGCCAGGTAGAGTgtatcaaatttcaaaaggaaGCTTGAAACCAGCtcaaaaaaattacaatcaCCTTCCAAATGACCATGAAATTATGCTCGAGAGCACGTCTGTAGTTCAACCTTGTTTTGAGGATGACAGGGCTATTCCTCAGCAGCAATTTCATTTTCGGCCAATCAGTGACATTGAAGCCATGGAGAACAACAATGTGATAGATGTGATTGGTGTGGTATCTTCAATAAGTCCATCTAGTTCAATAATGAGGAAAAATGGTACAGAAACTCAGAAGAGAGTCCTCCAGCTGAAGGACATGTCTGGTAGAAGTGTTGAAGTAACTTTGTGGGGAAATTTTTGCAATGCAGAAGGTCAAACACTTCAGAGTTTGTGTGATTCTGGGTCTTTCCCTGTCTTGGCAGTTAAAGCTGGTAGAGTAAATGATTTTAATGGAAAATCTATAGGTACTATATCTACAAGCAAGTTGTTTATAGAACCAGATTTTCCTGAAGCTCTGAAAACAAAGGCATGgtttgaaagggagggaaaGAACATGCCATCTATGTCATTGTCACGAGAAGTGAGCAGTGTTGGTCGGACAGATGTGCGGAAGACTATATCTCAAATCAAAGATGAGAAGTTGGGCACTTCTGAGAAACCAGATTGGATCACTATAAGTGCCACTGTTACATTTATAAAGGTTGACAATTTTTGCTATACTGCATGTCCCCTCATGGTAGGAGATAGACAGTGCAGCAAAAAAGTGACAAATAATGGGGATGGGAAATGGCGGTGTGACAGGTGTGATCAGACtgttgatgaatgtgaataCAGGTATATACTTCAGTTCCAGATTCAGGACCATACTGGCTTAACATGGGTTACTGCATTTCAAGAATGTGGTGACCAGATAATGGGTGTATCTGCAAAAGAATTGTATTTCTTAAAATATGAGGAGCAGGATGATGATAGGTTTGCAGAAATCATGCGTAATGTGTTATTCAACCagtttatatttaaattgaaagTGAAAGAAGAGATGTATAGTGATGAGCAGCGTGTTAAGTCAACAGTGGTCAAAGCTGAGATGCTTAACTTCCAACCAGAGACCAGGTTTCTGTTCGACCTGATAAACAAGATTAATGGGCAGGAATCCAGCACTTTAACTCCTAAGACAGGTGATGCAACTCCAAATTCAGGGTTAAATAATGCTGGATTTGGGAATAAACTGAAAGAACCAATGAACCCTGTTGCAAGTTATGGTGGCAGCCATAGCGGTATCAGCAGAGATAGTGGACTGCAGGGAAATCGGCAAGGTCCATATGGGAATCAGCTTATTGGCTCACAGTTTGCTCCTTCTGGCTCTACTGCAGGCAGTATTACCAGAGAAAGTGGACTGCAGGGAAATCGGCAAGGCCAATATGGAAATCAGCCTAGTGGAACGCAAAATGCTCCGACTGGCTCTTCTACAGGCATGTATATGAGCTGTAATAGTTGTGGTGGAACAGGTCATAGTGCTTCAAACTGTCCAAGCATGATGAGTGGTCAGAGCCAGGCATATGGAAGTGGTTTTGGCAATAGGGCAACTTCAGGGATGAGCAGTGGTGCTGGTGGTGGTGAGTGTTATAAATGCCATCAGTATGGACATTGGGCAAGAGATTGCCCAGGTGTAAGCAATGCACCTGCTGCCAATAACATGACATCAGGAAGATATGGGAATTCTCCAAGGCAACACGTTGGTGGTTTTTGA
- the LOC107028867 gene encoding probable methyltransferase PMT21 isoform X3 produces MKHKDGKPYPPNKNSKKIQVTLIVVVLCGFSFYLGGIFCSEKDTYATKEVNREDETSIGNSAGSLQTRGNSFTECSADYQDYTPCTDPRRWKKYGLHRLTFMERHCPPNFERKECLVPPPDGYKVPIRWPKSKNECWYRNVPYDWINKQKSNQHWLVKEGEKFIFPGGGTMFPNGVGKYVDLMEDLIPEMKDGTVRTAIDTGCGVASWGGDLLDRGILTVSLAPRDNHEAQVQFALERGIPAVLGIISTQRLPFPSNSFDMAHCSRCLIPWTEFGGVYLLEVHRILRPGGFWVLSGPPVNYENRWRGWNTTIEEQRSDYEKLQDLLTSMCFKLYNKKDDIAVWQKLTDNSCYKKLDNSDSYPPKCDDGTEPDSAWYTPLRPCVVVPPATRKVKLNALAKWPERLHVAPERVSDIRGGSEGAFKHDDSKWKVRAKHYKKLLPAIGSDKVRNVMDMNTLYGGFAAALVEDPLWVMNVVSSYAANTLPVVFDRGLIGTFHDW; encoded by the exons ATGAAGCACAAAGATGGAAAACCATATCCaccaaataaaaattcaaagaaaattcaAGTGACACTAATAGTTGTGGTGCTCTGTGGGTTTTCCTTCTATCTTGGAGGAATTTTTTGTTCTGAAAAGGATACATATGCAACTAAGGAGGTTAACAGGGAGGATGAAACTTCCATAGGGAATTCTGCTGGCTCTCTACAAACCAGAGGCAATTCCTTTACTGAATGCAGTGCTGACTATCAGGACTATACCCCATGCACAGATCCGAGG AGATGGAAGAAGTACGGTCTTCATCGCCTTACTTTCATGGAACGACATTGCCCTCCTAATTTTGAAAGGAAGGAATGCTTGGTTCCCCCACCAGATGGCTACAAGGTGCCAATAAGATGGCCAAAGAGCAAAAATGAATGTTGGTACAG AAATGTTCCATATGATTGGATTAACAAACAGAAATCCAATCAGCATTGGCTCGTAAAAGAAGGGGAGAAGTTTATCTTTCCTGGTGGTGGTACTATGTTCCCAAATGGTGTTGGGAAATATGTTGATCTGATGGAAGATTTGATTCCAGAAATGAAAGATGGCACCGTCCGAACTGCCATTGATACTGGTTGTGGG GTGGCAAGCTGGGGAGGCGATCTACTAGATCGTGGAATTCTGACAGTCTCTCTTGCTCCAAGAGATAATCATGAAGCTCAAGTTCAGTTTGCTCTGGAACGTGGAATTCCTGCAGTTCTGGGAATTATTTCGACACAGCGTCTTCCTTTCCCTTCAAACTCTTTTGACATGGCTCATTGCTCGAGATGCCTAATTCCATGGACTGAATTTG GTGGAGTTTACCTTCTTGAAGTACATCGTATACTGCGTCCTGGAGGTTTCTGGGTCCTTTCTGGCCCACCAGTGAACTACGAGAACCGTTGGAGAGGATGGAACACCACCATTGAGGAGCAGAGATCAGATTACGAGAAGTTGCAAGATTTGCTAACTTCAATGTGCTTCAAATTATATAACAAGAAGGATGACATTGCCGTGTGGCAGAAGTTGACAGACAATAGCTGCTATAAGAAACTTGATAACTCTGATAGCTACCCACCAAAATGTGATGATGGTACTGAACCTGATTCTGCGTGGTACACTCCTCTTCGACCTTGTGTAGTTGTGCCTCCAGCTACTAGGAAAGTTAAGTTGAAT GCCCTAGCCAAATGGCCAGAAAGGTTGCATGTCGCCCCAGAACGTGTTTCTGATATTCGTGGAGGTAGCGAGGGTGCCTTCAAGCATGACGATAGTAAGTGGAAG GTGCGAGCAAAGCACTACAAGAAGTTGCTCCCTGCTATTGGAAGTGACAAGGTCAGGAATGTGATGGACATGAACACCTTGTACGGAGGTTTCGCTGCTGCTCTGGTTGAGGATCCACTTTGGGTCATGAATGTGGTCTCCTCTTATGCTGCCAATACACTCCCCGTGGTCTTCGACAGAGGTCTTATCGGAACGTTTCATGACTGGTAA
- the LOC107028039 gene encoding heavy metal-associated isoprenylated plant protein 30-like — MANLLEKLFGSFFSAITSFCVFQYHHPHHQQGTNKHKMTKARPLSLQTVELKVRMCCSGCERVIKDAVYKLRGVESVSVELEMEKVTIVGYVDRNRVLKAVRRHGKRAEFWPYPNPPLYFTSSNNYFKDMTSEYRDSYNYWRHGYNVADKHGNLHVTHRGDDKVSNLFNDDNVNACCLM, encoded by the exons atggCTAACTTACTAGAGAAATTATTTGGCTCTTTTTTCTCAGCCATAACtagtttttgtgtttttcaatatcatcatcctcatcatcaacAAGGCACCAACAAACACAAAATGACTAAGGCTAGACCACTTTCTTTACAg ACTGTGGAACTCAAAGTAAGGATGTGTTGTAGTGGGTGTGAGAGAGTTATTAAAGATGCTGTCTACAAGCTTAGAg gAGTAGAATCGGTATCGGTTGAGCTAGAGATGGAAAAAGTAACGATAGTGGGATATGTGGATCGAAATAGGGTGCTAAAAGCAGTGAGGAGGCACGGGAAGCGGGCGGAGTTTTGGCCATACCCAAATCCCCCATTATATTTCACATCATCAAATAACTATTTCAAAGACATGACAAGTGAGTATAGAGATAGTTATAATTATTGGCGCCATGGTTATAATGTTGCGGACAAACATGGTAATCTTCATGTTACTCATCGAGGGGATGACAAAGTTAGTAACCTCTTTAACGATGATAATGTCAATGCATGTTGTCTCATGTAA